One segment of Cetobacterium sp. NK01 DNA contains the following:
- the leuS gene encoding leucine--tRNA ligase, with amino-acid sequence MREYNFSQIEEKWQQKWKEENIFKTENKVEGKENYYVLEMLPYPSGKLHVGHARNYTIGDVIARYKRMKGYNVLHPMGWDSFGLPAENAAIQNGAHPALWTKSNIDNMNRQLKMMGLSYDWDREIATYTPEYYKWNQWIFKKMFEMGLVYKKKSTVNWCPDCQTVLANEQVEDGMCWRHSKTPVIQKDLEQWFFKITDYAEELLEGHKELVNGWPEKVLTMQKNWIGKSFGTEVNFKLVEKDENLPVFTTRVDTLFGVTYAVIAPEHPLVDEIIKINPSIREAVSAMKNTDMIERTAEGKEKNGINTGWHVINPANGEKVELWIADYVLMNYGTGAVMAVPAHDERDFAFAKKYDLPIKVVINPIDKETKKEIVIEASEMKNAFVGSGVMTNSEEFNGISSKEALVKIAEYVEAKGFGERTTKYRLKDWGVSRQRYWGTPIPALYCEKCGVVMEKDENLPVLLPTDVEFTGNGNPLETSESYKHSVCPCCGGPARRDTDTMDTFVDSSWYFLRYCDPKNTNLPFEKEIVDGWVPVDQYIGGIEHAVMHLLYSRFFSKVLRDMGLLSSNEPFKRLLTQGMVLGPSYYSANENRFLYPDEVEMKGSQAFLKTTGEEVQVKVEKMSKSKNNGVDPEIMINKYGADTTRLFIMFAAPPERELEWNENGLAGAARFLNKIWRLVLENKEYLTDSTTIDYVKLSKEDKGLVRKLHQTIKKVTESIEADYHFNTSIAATMELLNEMQDFRTQVLGTDKETSESKKIFREAMVNVVIMLSPFTPHFCDELWQEMGNKGMLFLESWPTHKEELTVADEISIAVQVNGKLRGTLEVERTVSKDELEKKALEIENVKKFIEGQTVVKIIVVPGKIVNIVVK; translated from the coding sequence ATGAGAGAATATAATTTTAGCCAAATTGAAGAAAAATGGCAACAAAAATGGAAAGAAGAAAATATATTTAAAACTGAAAATAAAGTTGAAGGAAAAGAAAATTACTATGTTTTAGAGATGTTACCATATCCATCTGGAAAACTACATGTTGGTCATGCTAGAAACTATACAATAGGAGATGTTATAGCAAGATATAAAAGAATGAAAGGGTATAATGTACTACATCCAATGGGATGGGATTCTTTTGGACTACCTGCAGAAAATGCTGCAATTCAAAATGGTGCGCATCCAGCATTATGGACAAAATCAAATATAGATAATATGAATAGACAGTTAAAAATGATGGGATTATCATATGACTGGGATAGAGAGATAGCTACTTATACTCCTGAGTATTATAAGTGGAATCAATGGATATTTAAAAAAATGTTTGAAATGGGATTAGTTTATAAGAAAAAATCAACTGTAAACTGGTGTCCAGATTGTCAAACAGTTTTAGCAAACGAGCAAGTTGAAGATGGAATGTGTTGGAGACACTCTAAAACTCCTGTTATCCAAAAAGATTTAGAGCAATGGTTCTTTAAAATAACAGATTATGCAGAGGAGTTATTAGAAGGACACAAAGAGTTAGTTAATGGATGGCCAGAAAAAGTTTTAACAATGCAAAAAAACTGGATTGGAAAATCTTTTGGAACGGAAGTAAACTTCAAGTTGGTTGAAAAAGATGAAAATTTACCAGTATTTACAACAAGGGTTGACACATTATTTGGAGTTACTTATGCTGTAATTGCTCCAGAGCACCCATTAGTAGATGAAATTATAAAAATTAATCCAAGCATAAGAGAAGCTGTATCTGCAATGAAGAATACTGATATGATTGAAAGAACAGCTGAAGGAAAAGAAAAAAATGGTATAAATACAGGTTGGCATGTAATAAATCCTGCAAATGGAGAAAAAGTTGAGTTATGGATAGCTGACTATGTATTGATGAACTATGGAACTGGAGCTGTTATGGCTGTACCAGCTCATGATGAAAGAGACTTTGCTTTTGCTAAAAAGTATGATTTGCCAATAAAAGTTGTAATTAATCCAATAGATAAAGAAACAAAAAAAGAGATTGTGATAGAAGCTTCAGAGATGAAAAATGCTTTTGTTGGATCTGGAGTAATGACAAATTCTGAAGAGTTCAACGGAATATCTTCAAAAGAAGCTTTAGTTAAAATAGCAGAATATGTAGAAGCAAAAGGATTTGGAGAAAGAACAACAAAGTATAGATTAAAAGATTGGGGAGTTTCAAGACAAAGATATTGGGGAACACCAATTCCAGCTTTATATTGTGAAAAATGTGGAGTAGTTATGGAAAAAGATGAAAATCTGCCAGTATTATTACCAACAGATGTAGAATTCACAGGTAATGGAAATCCTTTAGAAACATCAGAAAGTTATAAGCACTCAGTATGTCCTTGTTGTGGTGGACCTGCAAGAAGAGATACTGATACAATGGATACATTTGTAGACTCATCATGGTATTTCTTAAGATATTGTGATCCTAAAAATACAAATTTACCATTTGAAAAGGAAATAGTTGATGGATGGGTTCCAGTAGACCAATATATTGGTGGAATAGAGCATGCTGTAATGCACTTATTATATTCAAGATTCTTCTCAAAAGTTTTAAGAGATATGGGATTATTATCATCAAATGAGCCTTTTAAGAGATTATTAACTCAAGGTATGGTATTAGGGCCATCATATTACTCAGCAAACGAAAATAGATTCTTATATCCAGATGAAGTTGAAATGAAAGGATCTCAAGCTTTCTTAAAAACAACAGGTGAAGAGGTACAAGTTAAAGTTGAGAAAATGTCAAAATCTAAAAATAATGGTGTAGATCCAGAAATTATGATAAATAAGTATGGAGCGGATACAACAAGATTATTTATTATGTTTGCTGCCCCACCTGAGAGAGAGTTAGAGTGGAATGAAAATGGATTAGCAGGAGCAGCAAGATTTTTAAATAAAATTTGGAGATTAGTTCTTGAAAATAAAGAATATTTAACAGATTCAACAACAATTGATTATGTTAAATTAAGTAAAGAAGATAAAGGATTAGTTAGAAAATTACATCAAACAATTAAAAAGGTAACTGAATCTATCGAAGCTGACTACCACTTTAATACATCGATAGCAGCAACTATGGAGTTATTAAATGAGATGCAAGATTTTAGAACTCAAGTTTTAGGAACAGATAAAGAAACATCAGAATCTAAAAAGATATTTAGAGAAGCGATGGTAAATGTTGTTATTATGTTATCACCATTTACACCTCATTTCTGTGATGAGTTATGGCAAGAGATGGGAAATAAAGGCATGTTATTCTTAGAATCATGGCCAACTCATAAAGAAGAATTAACTGTAGCAGATGAGATATCAATAGCTGTTCAAGTTAATGGAAAATTAAGAGGAACTTTAGAAGTAGAGAGAACTGTTTCTAAAGATGAGTTAGAAAAGAAGGCATTAGAAATAGAAAATGTTAAGAAGTTTATTGAAGGGCAAACTGTTGTAAAAATAATAGTTGTTCCAGGTAAAATTGTAAATATTGTAGTGAAATAA
- a CDS encoding DUF1694 domain-containing protein — protein sequence MVDDIINEREKAKLHFLKTQTEKLIYLGEFKENVLAALEKPEIERNFIHNEIKEAMKDPRAVLLKIRRDIPFDSIKPYIDEAEKIGLRYTLVDDITFRGNIGLVVVSQEALDNENQEVVLESATKIYTDAGLSEAFIYGEGHKICPKHYKELKEKLPERLNKFQEMNFFDRLFGKVCPIDRFDKKER from the coding sequence TTGGTAGATGATATAATAAACGAAAGAGAAAAAGCAAAGTTACACTTCTTAAAAACTCAAACAGAAAAGTTAATTTATTTAGGGGAATTTAAAGAAAATGTTTTAGCAGCTTTAGAAAAGCCCGAGATTGAAAGAAATTTTATTCATAATGAAATAAAAGAGGCTATGAAAGATCCTCGAGCGGTTTTACTAAAAATTAGAAGAGATATACCTTTTGATTCAATAAAACCTTATATAGATGAAGCTGAAAAAATAGGGCTTAGATATACACTTGTAGACGATATAACTTTTAGGGGAAATATTGGTTTAGTTGTTGTATCGCAAGAAGCTCTAGATAATGAGAATCAAGAGGTTGTATTGGAAAGTGCAACAAAAATATATACTGATGCAGGTCTAAGTGAGGCTTTTATATATGGAGAAGGACATAAAATATGCCCAAAGCACTATAAAGAGCTGAAAGAAAAATTGCCAGAGCGACTAAATAAATTTCAAGAAATGAATTTTTTTGATAGATTATTTGGTAAAGTTTGCCCAATAGACAGATTTGACAAAAAGGAGAGATAG
- a CDS encoding glucose-6-phosphate isomerase — MKKLSFDYSNALDFFKENELALMEAQCKTATETLMNGTGAGNDFLGWVDLPTTYDKVEFNRIKDAAQKIKNDSEVLVVIGIGGSYLGARAAIEFLSHTFYNNQPKSKRKGPEIYFAGQNISGKYLKELLEIIGDRDYSVNVISKSGTTTEPAIAFRVFKKHLEEKYGVEGARKRIYATTDASKGALKKLATDEGYETFVVPDNVGGRFSVLTAVGLLPIAAAGINIDELMAGARDAQEDYKAPYENNDCLKYAVIRNILNRKGKDVEMLINYEPRLHYIGEWWKQLFGESEGKDGKSLLPAAADFSTDLHSMGQFIQDGKRILIETLVNIETPECDIIIEEDKLDLDGLNYLAGKGMDFVNKKAAQGTVLAHVDGGVPNLIINLPEATPYHLGYMFYFFEKACGVSGYILGVNPFDQPGVEAYKANMFALLGKKGFEKQAEELNKRLNK, encoded by the coding sequence ATGAAAAAGTTATCATTTGATTATTCAAATGCACTAGATTTTTTTAAAGAAAATGAATTAGCTTTAATGGAAGCTCAGTGTAAAACGGCAACAGAAACTTTAATGAATGGAACAGGGGCAGGAAACGACTTTTTAGGATGGGTTGATTTACCAACTACTTATGATAAAGTTGAATTTAACAGAATAAAAGATGCTGCTCAAAAAATTAAAAATGATTCTGAAGTTTTAGTTGTTATTGGTATTGGAGGATCTTATTTAGGAGCAAGAGCGGCAATAGAGTTCTTATCTCATACTTTTTATAATAACCAACCTAAATCAAAAAGAAAAGGACCTGAAATATACTTTGCAGGACAGAATATATCAGGAAAATATTTAAAAGAATTATTAGAAATAATTGGTGATAGAGATTATTCAGTTAATGTTATTTCTAAATCAGGAACAACAACAGAGCCAGCTATTGCGTTTAGAGTATTTAAAAAACATTTAGAAGAGAAGTATGGAGTTGAAGGAGCAAGAAAAAGAATATATGCCACAACAGATGCTAGTAAGGGAGCTTTAAAAAAATTAGCAACAGATGAGGGATATGAAACTTTTGTTGTACCAGATAATGTAGGAGGAAGATTTTCTGTTTTAACAGCTGTAGGATTATTACCAATTGCAGCAGCGGGAATTAATATAGATGAATTAATGGCAGGAGCTAGAGATGCTCAAGAAGATTATAAAGCGCCTTATGAAAATAATGATTGTTTAAAATATGCTGTAATTAGAAATATTTTGAATAGAAAAGGTAAAGATGTTGAGATGTTAATAAACTATGAGCCTAGATTACACTATATAGGTGAATGGTGGAAGCAATTATTTGGAGAATCAGAAGGTAAAGATGGAAAGAGTTTATTACCTGCAGCAGCAGATTTTTCTACAGATTTACACTCAATGGGACAATTTATTCAAGATGGAAAAAGAATTTTAATAGAAACACTTGTAAACATTGAAACACCAGAATGTGATATTATAATAGAAGAAGATAAATTAGATCTGGATGGATTAAATTATTTAGCTGGAAAAGGTATGGATTTTGTAAATAAGAAAGCAGCTCAAGGAACAGTTTTAGCTCATGTAGATGGAGGAGTTCCTAATTTAATAATTAATTTACCAGAAGCGACACCATATCATTTAGGATATATGTTCTACTTCTTTGAAAAAGCTTGTGGAGTAAGTGGATACATATTAGGAGTAAATCCATTTGATCAGCCAGGAGTAGAAGCATATAAAGCAAATATGTTTGCTTTATTAGGAAAGAAAGGTTTTGAAAAACAAGCTGAAGAGTTAAACAAGAGATTAAATAAATAA
- the rlmB gene encoding 23S rRNA (guanosine(2251)-2'-O)-methyltransferase RlmB: MEKVIGINPVIELLQNKSNNIEKIEIFKGMREEKLGKLKALASARNIKLFQVGKKEENSQGVVAYLSDYDYYIELGEFLEKIARDEKSIVLILDGVQDPRNFGAIIRSAEIFGVKGIIIPERNSVKINETVIKTSTGAIEHVDIVKVTNISDAIEKLKKLDFWVYGAEGSGSKYYHEEKYPNKTALVLGSEGEGIRKKVKENCDILVKIPMHGKINSLNVSVAGGIILSEIAKNLY, from the coding sequence ATGGAAAAAGTAATAGGAATAAATCCTGTAATAGAGTTATTACAAAATAAGTCTAACAATATTGAAAAAATTGAAATATTTAAAGGGATGAGAGAAGAAAAGCTAGGTAAATTAAAGGCTTTGGCTTCAGCTAGAAATATAAAATTATTTCAAGTTGGGAAAAAAGAGGAGAATTCTCAAGGGGTAGTGGCATATTTAAGTGATTATGACTACTATATTGAGTTAGGAGAATTTTTAGAAAAGATAGCTAGAGATGAAAAATCAATAGTTTTAATTTTAGATGGAGTTCAAGATCCAAGAAATTTTGGAGCAATAATTAGAAGTGCTGAAATATTTGGAGTAAAAGGAATTATAATTCCAGAAAGAAATTCAGTTAAAATAAATGAAACTGTTATTAAAACTTCAACTGGAGCCATAGAACATGTTGATATAGTAAAAGTTACAAATATATCTGATGCAATAGAGAAGTTAAAAAAGTTAGATTTCTGGGTTTATGGTGCTGAAGGATCTGGAAGTAAGTATTATCATGAAGAGAAATATCCAAATAAGACAGCTCTTGTATTAGGTAGTGAAGGTGAAGGTATAAGAAAGAAAGTAAAAGAGAATTGTGATATTTTAGTTAAGATCCCAATGCATGGAAAAATTAACTCATTAAATGTTTCTGTAGCTGGAGGAATAATACTTTCTGAGATAGCAAAAAATTTATATTAA
- the ispF gene encoding 2-C-methyl-D-erythritol 2,4-cyclodiphosphate synthase, translating to MLRIGNGYDVHKLVEGRKLILGGVNIPHSKGVLGHSDGDVLVHAIMDALLGALALGDIGQHFPDTSNEFKDIDSMILLERVFSLVKEKNYKIVNLDCIIVAQNPKLKPYLDLMRERISKTLKTDISNVSIKATTEEKLGFTGNEEGIKSYCVVLLQKK from the coding sequence ATGTTAAGAATAGGAAATGGATATGACGTTCATAAGTTAGTAGAAGGAAGAAAATTAATTCTAGGTGGGGTAAATATACCTCATTCAAAAGGTGTTTTAGGACACTCAGATGGAGATGTATTAGTTCACGCTATAATGGATGCTCTTTTAGGAGCATTAGCCTTAGGAGATATAGGACAACATTTTCCAGATACTTCAAATGAATTCAAAGATATTGATAGTATGATTTTATTAGAAAGAGTTTTTAGTTTAGTTAAAGAAAAAAACTATAAAATTGTTAATTTAGATTGTATAATTGTTGCTCAAAACCCAAAATTAAAACCTTATTTGGACTTAATGAGAGAAAGAATTTCTAAAACATTAAAAACAGATATATCAAATGTGAGTATAAAAGCTACAACAGAAGAAAAATTAGGATTTACAGGCAATGAGGAAGGAATAAAGTCTTATTGTGTTGTTCTTTTACAAAAAAAATAA
- a CDS encoding Crp/Fnr family transcriptional regulator, producing the protein MKELKKLIEFKLFEKLNEKDLNFVFNNISYQIQKFHKNDTIFFREERLNGLYIIIDGVLSAEMLKDNGEIQKIENLLRGDIIASAFIFGKENNLPVDLIALSSGEILHIDRENLLKIFNLNENILINFLNEISDKTQFLSNKVWKSFNNKTIKEKMLNYIFENTKNNKVVFKHSIKELSELFGVSRPSLSRVIGEFVEEEILIRDGKNKFILNKEKI; encoded by the coding sequence ATGAAAGAGTTAAAAAAATTAATAGAATTTAAACTATTTGAAAAATTAAATGAAAAGGATTTAAATTTTGTATTTAATAATATATCTTATCAAATACAGAAATTTCATAAAAATGACACTATTTTTTTTAGAGAAGAAAGATTAAATGGTCTTTACATAATAATAGATGGTGTATTAAGTGCAGAAATGTTAAAAGATAATGGAGAGATACAGAAAATTGAAAATTTACTAAGAGGAGATATTATTGCATCAGCCTTTATCTTTGGAAAAGAAAATAATTTACCAGTTGATTTAATAGCCTTAAGTAGTGGAGAAATATTGCACATAGATAGAGAAAATCTATTAAAAATATTTAATTTAAATGAAAATATATTAATAAATTTTTTAAATGAAATTTCAGATAAAACTCAATTTTTATCGAATAAAGTTTGGAAAAGCTTTAATAATAAAACGATAAAAGAAAAAATGTTAAATTATATTTTTGAAAATACTAAAAATAACAAAGTTGTTTTTAAACATTCAATAAAAGAATTATCTGAATTATTTGGAGTAAGTAGACCTTCTCTATCTAGAGTAATTGGAGAATTTGTTGAAGAAGAAATATTAATTAGAGATGGAAAAAATAAATTTATTTTAAATAAAGAAAAAATTTAA
- the aroE gene encoding shikimate dehydrogenase: protein MKKFGLLGKNISYTFSPILHNKIFELYNIKANYKVYDLKHESMLESFVENLKKNKILGINITTPYKTSILKFVDILSPEVQSIGATNCIKFEDGKLVAYNTDYFGLIKTFEKMNLNLKNKKAVVLGTGGAAKASIKALLDCGAIVSVVTRNKISTKKNLKDVFVISYEELTEISGYLLINATPVGTSPNINLSPVNKEIIQNFDFILDLIYNPQETLFLKYAKSKGKIYNNGFYMLVSQGIKSEEIWNKEDFNYEKIYNELNQIVYK, encoded by the coding sequence ATGAAAAAATTTGGTTTATTAGGAAAAAATATATCTTATACTTTTTCTCCAATTTTACATAATAAAATTTTTGAATTATATAATATAAAAGCTAATTATAAAGTTTATGACTTAAAACATGAATCTATGTTAGAATCATTTGTTGAAAACTTAAAAAAAAATAAAATCTTAGGAATTAATATAACTACACCTTATAAAACATCTATTTTAAAATTTGTAGATATTTTATCTCCAGAAGTCCAATCAATTGGAGCTACAAATTGTATAAAATTTGAAGACGGAAAACTTGTTGCATATAATACAGATTACTTTGGTCTTATAAAAACATTTGAAAAAATGAATTTAAATTTAAAAAATAAAAAAGCTGTTGTTTTAGGAACTGGAGGAGCTGCTAAGGCTTCAATTAAGGCTCTTTTAGATTGTGGTGCTATTGTTTCTGTTGTAACAAGAAATAAAATAAGTACAAAAAAAAATCTAAAAGATGTTTTTGTAATATCCTATGAAGAACTTACAGAAATATCTGGATATCTCTTAATAAATGCAACACCTGTTGGAACTAGTCCTAATATTAATCTTTCACCTGTTAATAAAGAGATTATACAAAACTTTGACTTTATTTTAGATTTAATATACAATCCTCAAGAAACTTTATTTTTAAAATATGCTAAAAGCAAAGGTAAAATTTATAATAATGGATTTTATATGCTAGTTTCACAAGGAATAAAGTCAGAAGAAATTTGGAATAAAGAAGACTTTAATTACGAAAAAATATACAATGAACTTAATCAAATAGTCTATAAATAA
- a CDS encoding S-layer homology domain-containing protein has protein sequence MKKIIVIYFTLIALTYGQGKELIFEDVPKNHWAYKAIENLVNEGVISEDSFLFKGEFPVSRYSFAEGLNRAFNVLNEKKANRGDLVILESLVYEFSRELTKIGFDADLFNGKIENMRVDVEVIRQKNDETQKQVNELRKRIEVLEKNAGI, from the coding sequence ATGAAGAAAATAATTGTGATATACTTTACACTGATAGCATTAACATATGGACAAGGAAAAGAACTGATATTTGAAGATGTTCCAAAAAATCATTGGGCATATAAAGCGATTGAAAATCTTGTTAATGAAGGAGTAATTTCAGAAGATAGCTTTTTATTTAAAGGAGAGTTTCCAGTTTCGAGGTATAGTTTTGCAGAGGGATTGAATAGAGCATTTAATGTTTTAAACGAAAAAAAAGCTAATAGAGGAGATTTAGTTATTTTAGAAAGTTTAGTTTATGAGTTTTCTAGAGAGCTAACTAAAATCGGTTTTGATGCAGATCTATTTAATGGAAAAATTGAAAACATGAGAGTAGATGTTGAGGTTATAAGACAAAAAAATGATGAAACTCAAAAGCAAGTAAATGAGCTTAGAAAAAGAATAGAAGTTCTAGAAAAAAATGCAGGTATATAA
- a CDS encoding carboxypeptidase-like regulatory domain-containing protein, protein MRFRLFLCFIFAFSLSILAENKTVTVSGFVTDKEFRLGDATVCFFNSSNNVKCIKSDINGEFSVELPKNKYRVTVKKDGYSSLVGKNFFVDYIFNPPENLILNMTDNKITIYGKVINNFGEPMKDTQVKVKIGEDLLDITTNSNGIFSFKGHVGLISIFAQKSGFYGNGISLLIQNEKFINDISIVLEAKTFYISGALVKGNNYLKEVELELINGNNNKIIASLKTSKDGLFEFRDILNYEKAYFRVPSLGFKSNIFTINKDLRQFNIFTE, encoded by the coding sequence ATGAGATTTAGACTTTTTTTATGTTTTATTTTTGCTTTTTCATTGAGTATTTTAGCAGAAAATAAAACTGTTACTGTTTCTGGATTTGTCACTGATAAAGAGTTTAGATTAGGAGATGCAACTGTTTGTTTTTTTAACAGTTCTAACAATGTTAAATGTATAAAAAGCGATATCAATGGAGAATTTTCTGTTGAATTACCTAAAAATAAATATAGAGTTACTGTAAAAAAAGATGGATATAGTTCTTTAGTTGGAAAAAATTTTTTTGTTGACTATATTTTCAATCCTCCTGAAAATCTTATTTTAAATATGACAGATAATAAAATTACGATTTACGGAAAAGTTATAAATAATTTTGGAGAACCTATGAAGGATACACAAGTTAAAGTTAAAATAGGAGAAGATCTCTTAGATATAACTACAAATTCTAATGGAATTTTTTCTTTTAAAGGTCATGTTGGACTAATCTCTATTTTTGCTCAAAAATCTGGATTCTATGGAAATGGTATCTCTTTGTTAATTCAAAATGAGAAATTTATCAATGATATATCTATAGTTCTTGAAGCTAAGACGTTTTATATATCCGGTGCTTTAGTTAAAGGAAATAATTATCTTAAAGAAGTAGAGCTAGAACTTATAAATGGAAATAATAATAAAATCATTGCTTCTTTAAAAACTTCTAAAGATGGACTTTTTGAGTTTAGAGATATTCTAAATTATGAAAAAGCATACTTTAGAGTTCCTAGTTTAGGATTTAAAAGTAATATTTTTACAATAAATAAGGACTTAAGACAATTTAATATCTTTACTGAGTAA
- the murA gene encoding UDP-N-acetylglucosamine 1-carboxyvinyltransferase, whose product MSVEAFKIIGGKKINGELRVEGAKNAALPIFVATLIEKGTYVLNNVPNLRDIVTLVQLLESLGLEIEKIGEHSYRVVNNGLKSLVASYDLVKKMRASFLVMGPMLAHEKKAKVSLPGGCAIGSRPVDLHLKGFEALGVEIKIDHGYVEGETRELIGGKVVFDFPSVGATENVVMAAVKAKGKTIIENAAREPEIDDLCNFLNKMGAKIEGIGTGRLEIEGVEKLTPCEYSIIPDRIVAGTFIVASLMFDGAITVRGVIRDHIESFISKLEEMGAEFNIDGDILTTKTKLKDLKAVKATTMPHPGFPTDLQSPMMTLMCLVKGTSEIKETIFENRFMHVPELNRMGANISTDANIARIDGIEVFSSAEVMASDLRAGASLILAGLLADGETIVNRIYHVDRGYENLEVKLRALGANIERIKVEI is encoded by the coding sequence ATGAGCGTAGAAGCATTTAAGATAATTGGTGGAAAAAAAATAAATGGAGAATTGAGAGTAGAAGGTGCAAAAAATGCTGCTTTACCAATATTTGTTGCAACTTTAATAGAAAAAGGAACATATGTATTAAATAATGTTCCAAATTTAAGAGACATAGTTACTCTTGTCCAACTTTTAGAAAGTCTAGGATTAGAAATTGAAAAAATAGGAGAACATTCATATAGAGTAGTTAATAATGGATTAAAATCACTAGTAGCATCATATGATTTAGTAAAAAAAATGAGAGCGTCATTTTTAGTTATGGGACCTATGTTAGCTCATGAAAAAAAGGCGAAAGTATCTTTACCAGGAGGATGCGCAATTGGATCAAGACCTGTAGATTTACATCTAAAGGGATTTGAAGCACTAGGTGTTGAGATAAAAATTGATCATGGTTATGTAGAAGGCGAAACAAGGGAACTTATAGGTGGAAAAGTTGTGTTTGACTTTCCAAGTGTAGGAGCCACAGAAAATGTTGTTATGGCAGCGGTAAAAGCAAAAGGAAAAACAATAATTGAAAATGCTGCAAGAGAACCAGAAATAGATGATTTATGTAATTTTTTAAATAAAATGGGAGCAAAGATAGAGGGTATTGGAACTGGAAGATTAGAAATTGAAGGAGTAGAGAAGTTAACACCTTGTGAATATTCAATTATTCCAGATAGAATAGTAGCTGGAACTTTTATAGTTGCATCACTTATGTTTGATGGTGCTATTACTGTAAGAGGAGTTATAAGAGATCATATTGAGAGTTTTATATCAAAGTTAGAGGAAATGGGAGCAGAGTTTAATATTGATGGAGATATTTTAACAACAAAAACTAAGTTAAAAGATCTGAAAGCAGTTAAAGCTACAACAATGCCACATCCAGGATTTCCAACAGATTTACAATCTCCAATGATGACTTTAATGTGTTTAGTAAAAGGGACAAGTGAGATAAAGGAAACAATATTTGAAAATAGATTTATGCATGTTCCTGAATTAAATAGAATGGGAGCAAATATTTCAACAGATGCTAATATAGCGAGAATTGATGGAATAGAAGTATTTTCTTCAGCAGAGGTTATGGCTAGTGATTTAAGGGCAGGAGCTTCTTTAATATTAGCTGGATTACTTGCAGATGGAGAAACTATAGTAAATAGAATTTATCACGTGGACAGAGGATATGAAAATTTAGAAGTAAAGTTAAGAGCGTTAGGGGCAAATATAGAAAGAATAAAAGTAGAAATATAA